A window from Triticum aestivum cultivar Chinese Spring chromosome 6D, IWGSC CS RefSeq v2.1, whole genome shotgun sequence encodes these proteins:
- the LOC123145296 gene encoding clustered mitochondria protein isoform X1 — translation MAGKSKGARNKAKAQAASQEAVSVEPVADVAEEAKPQNGEVTEAPAAEVAPAAEVAAADVEKEEGDVAEAAQAAEKPAEAGELHLYPVSVKTQSGEKLELQLSPGDSVIDVKQFLLDAPETCFYTCYDLILHTKDGSTHQLEDYNEISEIADITAGGCSLEMVAATYDERSIRSHLRRVRELLSLSSLHVSLSTSLALQQESAQAKNADAGKTAHQELDGLNFMEDTTVALTNLLASAPAEIKCVDSIVFSSFNPPPSYRRLHGDLIYIDVVTLEGSKHCITGSSKSFYVNASNGSILDSRPLKQSHEASTLVGLLQKISAKFKKGFREILDRKASAHPFENVQALLPVTSWLGAHPVPEHRRDAARAEDSVVLSYGTELIGMQRDWNEELQSCREFPHANPQERILRGRALYKVTCDFVDAAVKGAVGVINRCIPPINPTDPECFHMYVHNNIFFSFAVDSDYEQISKDQKPDCQNGSGRSTPVPSPALGAKADSGVAPDSKTEESNSVLEGPTEAQIADSEQATYASANNDLKGTKSYQEADISGLYNLAMAIIDYRGHRVVAQSIIPGILQGDKSDSLLYGSVDNGKKISWNESFHAKVVEAAKRLHVKEHVVLDGSGNPVKLAATVECKGIVGSDDRHYILDLMRVTPRDSNYIGLQHRFCVLRPELVASFVEAESIKKSPTEKVPDAPTESNGQEPDDIASGSDATAASVEEHDKSDETPVSTPAESNDMTAEILFNPNVFTEYKLAGSPEEIEVDEALVKKVGSYLLDTVIPKFVQDLCSLDVSPMDGQTLTDVLHSNGINVRYLGKVAGMIKHLPHLWDLFSAEIIVRSAKHVVKDILRQSPDHNIAPAVAHFLNCFFGKVLAASSKGSTGSPQSKTQKKSSESASSKKGQSAFSQLTSDGVWSDIKEFAKHKYQFEAPDDVRVGTKRVAVLRNLCQKVGITIAARKYDLHSTTPFQPSDILNLQPVVKHSVPTCTDARKLMEAGKIRMAEGTLNEAYALFSEAFSLLQQINGPMHKDAANCCRYLAMVLYHAGDTAGAIVQQHRELIINERCLGLDHPDTAHSYGNMALFYHGLNQTELALRHMSRTLLLLSLASGPDHPDVAATLINVAMMYQDASNMSTALRYLQEALKKNERLLGPGHIQTAVCYHALAIAFSCMGAYKLSVQHETKTHDILVKQLGSDDSRTKDSENWLNTFKGREQQVIAQKQKGQGTVPSANAVEFLKAHPGLFQAMKAAAIQSGGDGPANVNRGRGGDERAAKAAAEARKTAVARGVNLRNGPAASVSDINQILNLINSAASASAASSGNAQATESEVPQSNGPALNGAKESKDTSRPSAKADGQAPVGLGASLELKKQKSKQKA, via the exons ATGGCGGGCAAGTCCAAGGGTGCGAGGAACAAGGCCAAGGCGCAGGCCGCCAGCCAGGAGGCCGTCTCGGTGGAGCCGGTCGCTGATGTGGCGGAGGAGGCCAAGCCCCAGAACGGGGAAGTGACCGAGGCCCCTGCTGCCGAGGTCGCCCCTGCTGCTGAGGTTGCTGCGGCGGacgtggagaaggaggagggggatgtGGCCGAGGCCGCACAGGCTGCAGAGAAGCCAGCTGAAG CAGGAGAGCTTCATCTATACCCTGTTTCTGTTAAGACGCAATCAGGTGAAAAGCTGGAGCTGCAG CTAAGCCCTGGAGATTCCGTCATTGATGTCAAACAATTCCTCTTGGACGCTCCTGAAACTTGCTTCTACACATGCTATGATTTGATATTGCATACTAAAGATGGTTCAACACACCAGTTAGAGGACTACAATGAAATTTCTGAGATTGCAGATATAACTGCTGGTGGCTGTTCGTTGGAGATGGTTGCTG CAACATATGATGAGAGGTCTATTAGGTCGCATCTCCGCCGTGTCCGGGAATTGCTCTCTCTTTCTAGTCTTCATGTCTCACTATCGACATCCCTAGCTCTGCAGCAGGAGTCTGCACAGGCCAAAAATGCAG ATGCAGGAAAAACTGCTCACCAGGAGCTTGATGGTTTGAATTTCATGGAGGACACTACTGTAGCTCTTACTAATTTGCTGGCATCTGCACCAGCAGAAATCAAATGTGTGGACAGCATAGTTTTTTCATCATTCAATCCTCCACCGAGTTATAGGAG GTTACATGGGGATCTCATCTATATTGATGTTGTGACGttagaaggaagcaaacactgcaTCACAGGGAGCTCAAAATCTTTTTATGTGAACGCTAGCAATGGAAGTATTTTGGATTCAAGACCTTTGAAACAATCTCACGAAGCCAGCACTTTAGTTGGCCTGCTACAAAAAATTAGCGCCAAGTTTAAGAAAG GCTTCCGCGAAATATTGGACCGCAAAGCATCAGCCCATCCTTTTGAGAATGTTCAGGCCTTGCTCCCAGTGACTTCTTGGTTGGGAGCTCACCCCGTGCCAG AACATAGAAGGGATGCAGCCAGGGCTGAGGATTCTGTTGTGCTGTCATATGGTACCGAGTTGATTGGGATGCAGAGAGACTGGAATGAGGAATTGCAGTCATGCCGAGAGTTTCCTCACGCCAATCCTCAAGAAAG GATATTGCGAGGCAGAGCACTCTATAAAGTGACATGTGATTTTGTTGATGCTGCTGTAAAAGGAGCAGTCGGTGTCATCAATAGATGTATACCTCCAATCAATCCAACTGATCCAGAATGTTTCCATAT GTATGTCCACAACAACATTTTCTTCAGTTTTGCGGTTGACTCTGACTATGAGCAAATCTCAAAGGACCAAAAGCCAGATTGCCAAAATGGTTCTGGCAGAAGTACGCCAGTCCCCTCCCCAGCTTTGGGTGCCAAGGCAGATTCTGGCGTAGCACCAGATTCAAAAACTGAAGAGTCAAACAGTGTTTTGGAAGGACCTACAGAGGCACAAATAGCAGACAGTGAGCAGGCGACCTATGCTTCTGCTAATAATGACTTGAAAGGAACGAAATCCTACCAAGAAGCTGATATTTCGGGGCTTTACAATCTTGCCATGGCAATAATTGATTACAGAGGTCACAGGGTTGTAGCTCAG AGTATCATACCTGGTATTCTTCAAGGAGACAAGTCTGACTCCCTTCTGTATGGTTCTGTTGATAATGGCAAGAAGATATCTTGGAACGAGTCATTCCATGCAAAG GTAGTTGAGGCTGCAAAGCGACTCCATGTGAAGGAGCATGTGGTTTTGGATGGTTCTGGCAATCCTGTAAAATTAGCTGCTACAGTTGAATGCAAGGGAATCGTTGGTAGTGATGACAG GCATTATATTTTGGATCTGATGAGAGTGACTCCTCGAGATTCTAACTACATTGGACTGCAGCACCGTTTCTGTGTGTTGAGACCTGAGCTTGTAGCCTCATTTGTTGAG GCTGAATCCATAAAGAAATCCCCTACGGAGAAAGTTCCGGATGCTCCCACAGAATCGAATGGGCAAGAACCTGATGACATTGCCAGTGGTTCTGATGCTACG GCTGCTTCTGTGGAGGAACATGACAAGTCTGATGAAACCCCTGTTTCTACACCTGCTGAAAGTAATGACATGACTGCTGAAATTCTTTTCAATCCAAATGTATTTACGGAGTACAAGCTTGCTGGCAGTCCTGAG GAGATTGAAGTAGATGAAGCTTTGGTTAAAAAGGTTGGTTCGTATCTGCTAGATACCGTGATCCCAAAGTTTGTTCAGGATCTTTGCTCTCTTGATGTCTCCCCTATGGACGGTCAAACTTTAACTGATGTGTTGCATAGCAATGGGATAAATGTTAGGTATCTGGGCAAA GTTGCAGGCATGATCAAGCATTTGCCACATTTGTGGGACTTATTTTCGGCTGAGATAATTGTTAGGTCTGCAAAGCATGTTGTCAAG GACATACTGAGGCAAAGCCCGGACCATAATATTGCACCTGCTGTTGCTCATTTCTTGAATTGTTTTTTTGGCAAAGTTTTGGCTGCTTCATCAAAAGGTAGTACTGGCAGCCCGCAGTCGAAAACCCAGAAG AAATCAAGTGAATCAGCTTCTTCAAAAAAGGGTCAATCTGCATTTTCCCAGCTAACATCTGACGGAGTTTGGTCTGACATTAAGGAGTTCGCGAAACATAAATACCAG TTTGAAGCGCCGGATGATGTGAGGGTTGGGACTAAAAGAGTTGCAGTTCTCCGCAATCTTTGCCAAAAG GTGGGAATAACAATTGCTGCTCGCAAATACGATCTGCATTCTACTACTCCATTCCAACCTTCAGATATCTTGAATCTCCAACCAGTTGTTAAGCACTCAGTTCCTACCTGTACTGATGCAAGGAAGCTTATGGAAGCTGGGAAAATCCGGATGGCTGAG GGAACTCTAAATGAGGCGTATGCACTATTTTCTGAAGCTTTTTCTCTACTTCAACAG ATCAATGGTCCCATGCACAAGGATGCTGCGAACTGTTGCcg GTACCTTGCTATGGTTTTGTACCATGCCGGCGACACAGCAGGAGCAATTGTGCAGCAACATAGGGAGCTTATCATAAATGAGCGATGCCTTGGTCTAGACCATCCTGATACAGCCCACAG CTACGGTAACATGGCTTTGTTCTATCATGGGCTCAATCAAACCGAACTTGCGCTGCGACACATGTCCCGTACACTGCTGTTGCTGAGTTTAGCATCTGGTCCTGATCATCCGGATGTTGCAGCAACTCTTATAAATGTGGCGATGATGTACCAGGATGCGAGCAATATGAGTACTGCTCTTAGGTATCTTCAAGAAGCACTTAAGAAGAACGAGCGCCTTTTAGGCCCAGGTCATATTCAAACAGCAGTTTGCTATCATGCTCTCGCCATTGCATTCAGCTGTATGGGTGCATACAAGCTTTCAGTTCAG CATGAAACCAAGACACATGATATACTGGTCAAACAGTTGGGGAGTGATGATTCACGAACAAAAGATTCAGAAAATTGGTTGAATACATTTAAGGGGCGAGAACAGCAG GTTATTGCGCAGAAGCAAAAAGGCCAGGGAACTGTCCCCTCTGCTAACGCTGTGGAATTCTTGAAG GCTCATCCTGGATTATTCCAAGCAATGAAGGCAGCTGCGATCCAATCTGGTGGTGACGGACCAGCAAATGTCAACAGAGGAAGAGGAGGCGACGAGCGCGCTGCCAAGGCGGCTGCAGAAGCCCGAAAAACGGCCGTTGCCAGGGGTGTTAATCTGCGCAACGGGCCTGCTGCGAGCGTTTCTGACATCAATCAAATTCTCAACCTCATCAACTCTGCTGCTTCCGCGTCTGCTGCTTCTTCCGGCAATGCTCAGGCAACCGAATCTGAAGTGCCGCAGTCCAACGGTCCTGCCCTGAATGGCGCAAAGGAGTCCAAGGATACAAGTCGGCCGTCTGCCAAGGCTGACGGTCAAGCCCCAGTAGGATTAGGTGCGTCATTGGAGCTGAAGAAGCAGAAGTCCAAGCAGAAGGCATAG
- the LOC123145296 gene encoding clustered mitochondria protein isoform X2, producing the protein MAGKSKGARNKAKAQAASQEAVSVEPVADVAEEAKPQNGEVTEAPAAEVAPAAEVAAADVEKEEGDVAEAAQAAEKPAEGELHLYPVSVKTQSGEKLELQLSPGDSVIDVKQFLLDAPETCFYTCYDLILHTKDGSTHQLEDYNEISEIADITAGGCSLEMVAATYDERSIRSHLRRVRELLSLSSLHVSLSTSLALQQESAQAKNADAGKTAHQELDGLNFMEDTTVALTNLLASAPAEIKCVDSIVFSSFNPPPSYRRLHGDLIYIDVVTLEGSKHCITGSSKSFYVNASNGSILDSRPLKQSHEASTLVGLLQKISAKFKKGFREILDRKASAHPFENVQALLPVTSWLGAHPVPEHRRDAARAEDSVVLSYGTELIGMQRDWNEELQSCREFPHANPQERILRGRALYKVTCDFVDAAVKGAVGVINRCIPPINPTDPECFHMYVHNNIFFSFAVDSDYEQISKDQKPDCQNGSGRSTPVPSPALGAKADSGVAPDSKTEESNSVLEGPTEAQIADSEQATYASANNDLKGTKSYQEADISGLYNLAMAIIDYRGHRVVAQSIIPGILQGDKSDSLLYGSVDNGKKISWNESFHAKVVEAAKRLHVKEHVVLDGSGNPVKLAATVECKGIVGSDDRHYILDLMRVTPRDSNYIGLQHRFCVLRPELVASFVEAESIKKSPTEKVPDAPTESNGQEPDDIASGSDATAASVEEHDKSDETPVSTPAESNDMTAEILFNPNVFTEYKLAGSPEEIEVDEALVKKVGSYLLDTVIPKFVQDLCSLDVSPMDGQTLTDVLHSNGINVRYLGKVAGMIKHLPHLWDLFSAEIIVRSAKHVVKDILRQSPDHNIAPAVAHFLNCFFGKVLAASSKGSTGSPQSKTQKKSSESASSKKGQSAFSQLTSDGVWSDIKEFAKHKYQFEAPDDVRVGTKRVAVLRNLCQKVGITIAARKYDLHSTTPFQPSDILNLQPVVKHSVPTCTDARKLMEAGKIRMAEGTLNEAYALFSEAFSLLQQINGPMHKDAANCCRYLAMVLYHAGDTAGAIVQQHRELIINERCLGLDHPDTAHSYGNMALFYHGLNQTELALRHMSRTLLLLSLASGPDHPDVAATLINVAMMYQDASNMSTALRYLQEALKKNERLLGPGHIQTAVCYHALAIAFSCMGAYKLSVQHETKTHDILVKQLGSDDSRTKDSENWLNTFKGREQQVIAQKQKGQGTVPSANAVEFLKAHPGLFQAMKAAAIQSGGDGPANVNRGRGGDERAAKAAAEARKTAVARGVNLRNGPAASVSDINQILNLINSAASASAASSGNAQATESEVPQSNGPALNGAKESKDTSRPSAKADGQAPVGLGASLELKKQKSKQKA; encoded by the exons ATGGCGGGCAAGTCCAAGGGTGCGAGGAACAAGGCCAAGGCGCAGGCCGCCAGCCAGGAGGCCGTCTCGGTGGAGCCGGTCGCTGATGTGGCGGAGGAGGCCAAGCCCCAGAACGGGGAAGTGACCGAGGCCCCTGCTGCCGAGGTCGCCCCTGCTGCTGAGGTTGCTGCGGCGGacgtggagaaggaggagggggatgtGGCCGAGGCCGCACAGGCTGCAGAGAAGCCAGCTGAAG GAGAGCTTCATCTATACCCTGTTTCTGTTAAGACGCAATCAGGTGAAAAGCTGGAGCTGCAG CTAAGCCCTGGAGATTCCGTCATTGATGTCAAACAATTCCTCTTGGACGCTCCTGAAACTTGCTTCTACACATGCTATGATTTGATATTGCATACTAAAGATGGTTCAACACACCAGTTAGAGGACTACAATGAAATTTCTGAGATTGCAGATATAACTGCTGGTGGCTGTTCGTTGGAGATGGTTGCTG CAACATATGATGAGAGGTCTATTAGGTCGCATCTCCGCCGTGTCCGGGAATTGCTCTCTCTTTCTAGTCTTCATGTCTCACTATCGACATCCCTAGCTCTGCAGCAGGAGTCTGCACAGGCCAAAAATGCAG ATGCAGGAAAAACTGCTCACCAGGAGCTTGATGGTTTGAATTTCATGGAGGACACTACTGTAGCTCTTACTAATTTGCTGGCATCTGCACCAGCAGAAATCAAATGTGTGGACAGCATAGTTTTTTCATCATTCAATCCTCCACCGAGTTATAGGAG GTTACATGGGGATCTCATCTATATTGATGTTGTGACGttagaaggaagcaaacactgcaTCACAGGGAGCTCAAAATCTTTTTATGTGAACGCTAGCAATGGAAGTATTTTGGATTCAAGACCTTTGAAACAATCTCACGAAGCCAGCACTTTAGTTGGCCTGCTACAAAAAATTAGCGCCAAGTTTAAGAAAG GCTTCCGCGAAATATTGGACCGCAAAGCATCAGCCCATCCTTTTGAGAATGTTCAGGCCTTGCTCCCAGTGACTTCTTGGTTGGGAGCTCACCCCGTGCCAG AACATAGAAGGGATGCAGCCAGGGCTGAGGATTCTGTTGTGCTGTCATATGGTACCGAGTTGATTGGGATGCAGAGAGACTGGAATGAGGAATTGCAGTCATGCCGAGAGTTTCCTCACGCCAATCCTCAAGAAAG GATATTGCGAGGCAGAGCACTCTATAAAGTGACATGTGATTTTGTTGATGCTGCTGTAAAAGGAGCAGTCGGTGTCATCAATAGATGTATACCTCCAATCAATCCAACTGATCCAGAATGTTTCCATAT GTATGTCCACAACAACATTTTCTTCAGTTTTGCGGTTGACTCTGACTATGAGCAAATCTCAAAGGACCAAAAGCCAGATTGCCAAAATGGTTCTGGCAGAAGTACGCCAGTCCCCTCCCCAGCTTTGGGTGCCAAGGCAGATTCTGGCGTAGCACCAGATTCAAAAACTGAAGAGTCAAACAGTGTTTTGGAAGGACCTACAGAGGCACAAATAGCAGACAGTGAGCAGGCGACCTATGCTTCTGCTAATAATGACTTGAAAGGAACGAAATCCTACCAAGAAGCTGATATTTCGGGGCTTTACAATCTTGCCATGGCAATAATTGATTACAGAGGTCACAGGGTTGTAGCTCAG AGTATCATACCTGGTATTCTTCAAGGAGACAAGTCTGACTCCCTTCTGTATGGTTCTGTTGATAATGGCAAGAAGATATCTTGGAACGAGTCATTCCATGCAAAG GTAGTTGAGGCTGCAAAGCGACTCCATGTGAAGGAGCATGTGGTTTTGGATGGTTCTGGCAATCCTGTAAAATTAGCTGCTACAGTTGAATGCAAGGGAATCGTTGGTAGTGATGACAG GCATTATATTTTGGATCTGATGAGAGTGACTCCTCGAGATTCTAACTACATTGGACTGCAGCACCGTTTCTGTGTGTTGAGACCTGAGCTTGTAGCCTCATTTGTTGAG GCTGAATCCATAAAGAAATCCCCTACGGAGAAAGTTCCGGATGCTCCCACAGAATCGAATGGGCAAGAACCTGATGACATTGCCAGTGGTTCTGATGCTACG GCTGCTTCTGTGGAGGAACATGACAAGTCTGATGAAACCCCTGTTTCTACACCTGCTGAAAGTAATGACATGACTGCTGAAATTCTTTTCAATCCAAATGTATTTACGGAGTACAAGCTTGCTGGCAGTCCTGAG GAGATTGAAGTAGATGAAGCTTTGGTTAAAAAGGTTGGTTCGTATCTGCTAGATACCGTGATCCCAAAGTTTGTTCAGGATCTTTGCTCTCTTGATGTCTCCCCTATGGACGGTCAAACTTTAACTGATGTGTTGCATAGCAATGGGATAAATGTTAGGTATCTGGGCAAA GTTGCAGGCATGATCAAGCATTTGCCACATTTGTGGGACTTATTTTCGGCTGAGATAATTGTTAGGTCTGCAAAGCATGTTGTCAAG GACATACTGAGGCAAAGCCCGGACCATAATATTGCACCTGCTGTTGCTCATTTCTTGAATTGTTTTTTTGGCAAAGTTTTGGCTGCTTCATCAAAAGGTAGTACTGGCAGCCCGCAGTCGAAAACCCAGAAG AAATCAAGTGAATCAGCTTCTTCAAAAAAGGGTCAATCTGCATTTTCCCAGCTAACATCTGACGGAGTTTGGTCTGACATTAAGGAGTTCGCGAAACATAAATACCAG TTTGAAGCGCCGGATGATGTGAGGGTTGGGACTAAAAGAGTTGCAGTTCTCCGCAATCTTTGCCAAAAG GTGGGAATAACAATTGCTGCTCGCAAATACGATCTGCATTCTACTACTCCATTCCAACCTTCAGATATCTTGAATCTCCAACCAGTTGTTAAGCACTCAGTTCCTACCTGTACTGATGCAAGGAAGCTTATGGAAGCTGGGAAAATCCGGATGGCTGAG GGAACTCTAAATGAGGCGTATGCACTATTTTCTGAAGCTTTTTCTCTACTTCAACAG ATCAATGGTCCCATGCACAAGGATGCTGCGAACTGTTGCcg GTACCTTGCTATGGTTTTGTACCATGCCGGCGACACAGCAGGAGCAATTGTGCAGCAACATAGGGAGCTTATCATAAATGAGCGATGCCTTGGTCTAGACCATCCTGATACAGCCCACAG CTACGGTAACATGGCTTTGTTCTATCATGGGCTCAATCAAACCGAACTTGCGCTGCGACACATGTCCCGTACACTGCTGTTGCTGAGTTTAGCATCTGGTCCTGATCATCCGGATGTTGCAGCAACTCTTATAAATGTGGCGATGATGTACCAGGATGCGAGCAATATGAGTACTGCTCTTAGGTATCTTCAAGAAGCACTTAAGAAGAACGAGCGCCTTTTAGGCCCAGGTCATATTCAAACAGCAGTTTGCTATCATGCTCTCGCCATTGCATTCAGCTGTATGGGTGCATACAAGCTTTCAGTTCAG CATGAAACCAAGACACATGATATACTGGTCAAACAGTTGGGGAGTGATGATTCACGAACAAAAGATTCAGAAAATTGGTTGAATACATTTAAGGGGCGAGAACAGCAG GTTATTGCGCAGAAGCAAAAAGGCCAGGGAACTGTCCCCTCTGCTAACGCTGTGGAATTCTTGAAG GCTCATCCTGGATTATTCCAAGCAATGAAGGCAGCTGCGATCCAATCTGGTGGTGACGGACCAGCAAATGTCAACAGAGGAAGAGGAGGCGACGAGCGCGCTGCCAAGGCGGCTGCAGAAGCCCGAAAAACGGCCGTTGCCAGGGGTGTTAATCTGCGCAACGGGCCTGCTGCGAGCGTTTCTGACATCAATCAAATTCTCAACCTCATCAACTCTGCTGCTTCCGCGTCTGCTGCTTCTTCCGGCAATGCTCAGGCAACCGAATCTGAAGTGCCGCAGTCCAACGGTCCTGCCCTGAATGGCGCAAAGGAGTCCAAGGATACAAGTCGGCCGTCTGCCAAGGCTGACGGTCAAGCCCCAGTAGGATTAGGTGCGTCATTGGAGCTGAAGAAGCAGAAGTCCAAGCAGAAGGCATAG